ATTGACAAGAGTAAGTACTCCAAATGGAGTTAATAAGTGAATTAGCCGGACACACTAATAAATAAGTACCATAACAAGTCACAAGGAGAGGATGAGTCATGGGGTCATTAGAGGATGCCTGGTCAATAACATAGAAGTTAATTAATGACAGAGTAAATAGTATTTCGAATGGCTGTGTACAGTGTACACTACATATATAGCGTAGCGCTGCAATACATATTTCATTCTTTATTAATCGATCATACATTATTGTGCAATGGCCTTGTATCATTGTATGTGCGGCAGCGACAACTGCGACACGTCGATCTACGACCTCCACAGGGCCTGCCCACGCTGCGACTACGAGCTCTGCATCACCTGCTGCAGGGAGCTCCGTGAAGGAAACCTACGAGGTTCCTGCTTGAAAACCAAGGACAACGAGTATCCCAACCTCGGCGCAGACTACCTGCACGGCGGCGACGCTGCGGCTGCAGCACTGCCAGATCCAAGCCCGTCGTCAGGCGACCCATCAGACGACGAGGTGATCACATCTATGATCGGAGCTTGGGTGGCCGATACCCACGAGCTCGCCGACGGCCGCATCCGGTGTCCTCCGGAAGAGCTTGGCGGCTGTGGCGGCCGCCGCACGCTCAGGCTCAAGAGGATGTTTCCGGAGAACTGGCTCGCCGACCTTGAAGCCGATGCCTCTGCTGCATTGCCGACCAAGTTTAAGATTGCTGATGAGAGTGTGTGCTCATGCTATTACTCTGGTGATCCAGCAACCCAGAGCACAACAAAGGTAGCATCAGCTAGGGAAAACTCGCAGGATAATCGCTTGTACTACCTGGTGTCGGACGGCAGCGAGGAGGATGATGTGAAGCATTTCCAGAAGCACTGGGTGAGAGGAGAAGCCGTGGTGGCTCGGGGTGTGCTCCGGAAAATGTCAGGCTTGAGCTGGGAGCCACCAGAGTTGTGGTCTGCATTAAAGTTAAACGGCGATCACAGGCGGCGTTCAGAGTTCAGGAATATTAAGGCCATAGATTGCCTTGCTCTCTGTGAGGTTAGCTATATATAGCTTTATATCAATCAATCttccttgtttttttttcattattattgattgatatatTTCTGCACAACAGAAAGGTAGCATATAAGTATTTCTTTTATGTTTTATAGGTTAAACTACACAAAAATGATTTCTTCAGAGGGTATTACAAAGGCATGAGGCTTCCCAATCAGTGGCCACAAATGCTAAAGCTAAATGATTGGCCTCCTTCAGCAGATTTTGAAGATCTTTTACCTGTGCATGGAGACAAGTATATAAACGCATTGCCTTTTCAGCCTTACACAAATGCAAAATCTGGCTTCTTCAATATCTCTACTTTGCTTCCTGATGGGGTCATAAAGGTTGATCTTGGACCCAAATCATATATAGCTTATGGCTTCCCACAAGAGCTTGGCAGAGGGGATTCCGTCACAAAGCTTCACTGCGACTTAACTGATGCTGTAAGTGCGATGATCCAAATGATTATTCCAGCAGCACACTAATGAATAATGATGACTTAGCttcaattaatttttgttttctctgCTAAATCAGCATTTGATTTATGTTAATAATTAGTGAGTCAAACACTTATAACTTCAACCTGATTCGCCTGTATGTTCCAGTAATGTTTTTTCTATGCAATGACAGGTCAATGTTCTTGTGCACACCACAAAGGTCCCCCCTTCTAATAAGGAACAAGAGAATGCAGTTGCGGAGCTCAAAAGAAAACATAGGGCACAAAGTCGGAAGGAATTGGCAAATGGCGATGGTAGTGACGGTGACGCACAAGATAATAAGCAATCACCTAACTATATGGAGGATGAGGAAGGTGCTCTTTGGGACATATTTAGAAGAGAAGATGTCCCAAAATTAAAAGAATATCTCATTAAGCACTCCAAGGAGTTCCGCCATACACATTGCTCCCAAGTAAAAAGGGTCAGGACTTGCATATATGTTTACTAAGATAAATgcatgatattttttgttttcctGACAGTACGTACATATATGATGTAGGTGTATAATCCGATGCATGATGGAACATTTTATTTGACAAGAGAGCACATAAAGAAGCTCAAAGAGGAATTCGGTGAGTTACATTACATTAGCTGTAATTCAATGCAATGCATCCTTGAAAATACATCATGTTATTGGACATTAATTGATAATATATTCAGGAGTAGAGCCGTGGACCCTACTACAAAAGCTTGGGGAAGCTGTTTTCATACCTGCTGGTTGCCCTCATCAAGTCCGCAATCTTCAGGTACATCTTCTGAGCGTGCTATTTTTGCATAAGAACTTCTCCACTGTGGATTATAGTAGTAATTTTGTAACTGTATTCAGTCCACAAAAGTTGATTGCAGCCCTCTGCTAAACTTTTACAGTCCTGCATGAAGATTGCTCTAGACTTTGTTTCACCAGAGAATGTTAGAGAATGTCTGCGCTTGACTGAAGACTTCCGCATGCTACCTAAAGGACATAGGGCAAAGAAAGATATATTAGAGGTACGAAATCCATTTGATCATTCTCTATTTgcttaaattattttttctgGAAGATTGATTTATCGGATAAAGGGCCGGGGGTGAAACAACTATGCTATGAGTTCAGGAATTTAATACAGCCAAGTTACATTTGCTGTCACTTCACTATATGGCGACTTTTTGATCACCAGGGGTCCTTGGAACTCTTGCTCCATCGCCTGCTATAAACTAGGCAAGGGTAGGCATGCATGTTTAATTTGGTCCAAAATGTTGCTTGCCAACACAGGCTGGCTCTCCTGCATGCTTGCACGCCCACACTTGTTTCTTGCTCTCTCATTGCCCTCTCCACAAGTCTCGTTGTAGCATCTAGTAACACATTCAAGTGATGGAGGTGAAGGATTCATTGTCAACCTAGGACAAGGTGTTGGAGTTCAATTCTACCATGGCAGAATCTCACTGACGAAGGTGGTGTACATGGTCAAGTTAACAACTACACCTCGTTGCACTAATTCTGAAATAGTGAATCAATAATGGTTCAATCACTACTAGGTGGAGTACCTACAAGACAGTGGATACCAATATGTGGTAGTGGTGGTAAGGAAAATTTTGAAAGAAAGTCAAAGTTAGTTGAAGGGGTGGGTTTGATTCAGATAAAGGAAAGGAGGATTCGTCAAACATGATGTGACGAGAGATGATGACCTTATTTGAAGTGAGGTCTATGCAATGATAACCTTCGGGTCCTGGAGAATAGTCAAGAAACACATCAAGAGCCAACCCAATGGAGAGTTTGTGAAAAGTGGTGGCAAAGAAGTTTGGGCAGCACTTACACCCAAAGACATGTAGGTAAGAGTTAGGTGGGAGAAATGCCATGTAGTGCAAAGTATAGggtgtggaaaatgtgagacttTTGCTGGTTGACGGTTTAGAAGGTACTTGGCTATGTGAAGTGCTTCAATCCAATATGATTGAGGGAGGAATGCATGAAAGAGAAGGGTGTGAATAATGTTATCTACAATGAAAGGGCAAACTACTAAATACATCTCCAACAATGTGGACAGAATAAATCTAAACTAGGAAATTCTGAACCCTAACATTGATACCACATGTCGTATAGACATTATCACTGAATGGAACAATAAATGTGTCCAACCTAGAGCCAACCATATCTAAAGAATCCTTCCCTGGGGCAGTGCTTTCCCTAGGGGTAGGGCATGAGGTGAGACACCCGAGGGCCTAGGTAGGAGAGGGACCCAAACCCAAGTATACAAACCCTCAGGTCCTATAGTTCATTAGGCATTAGCAAACTAATAAGAAGAGAGGTAGAGATTTGATTAGCTGGCTCAAGAAAACTTCCCCAATTTCCCTTTCTCCATGACCCTCCTCGGGCAGAGAAGGAGGCGAGGAGCCATGCCACACTCTAATCATGACTAGTGAGTTCGTGACACGCCGACACACACACGCAGAACCAGCGAGCCGTGCCATCGTAGAGAGTTGCACGCTGTAGAACGGCGAACGATAGTGGCGACCATGCAGGGCTCCATGATTATGATATCTTGGTTCTTACCTTTTTGCTGGTTGCAATTGTCGATCAGTTATTTTAGTTCATGTCCAAGCCCTAGGTGTTTTGTTCTTGTTTATTTTTTAATCcaaattaattatttatatagTATTGCTTCTACATTGTTCCTTGATAATTATCAGACATGttaaataaaaaacatattGTTAGATTGGTTTTTGTTTTGTAAGTAAATTTAGAACCTATATATTATAAGATTTTATATGTGCATGATCTAGAGGGCCGTCGCGACGAGTTCGTCGGAGGACCACATTCTATGTTAGAttggtttttgttttgtttttgttgATTAGTCGTTGCTCTAGTGTGGCTGAAGGAGTAGGAGGTGCTCTGCATTCTTGGTAGGGATAGTAGACTATCCATGCACTATAATGGCTCACCCGAGAGCTACCAACACAATAGTGCTTGTTTGTGCCCTAGAGtcaccttcctctctctctctcttgcatCACTATGTTGAATTTGGGGGAGGAATGCTAGGGATATGGGGTATTGCTCTACCTCCATGCTAGCTATGCCTTTGCGCTTGCCATGATACTGCCTTCAATCTCTTGCATCATCACTAGTGATAGAGTCACCAATGCTCCCATAGTCCACTTCAACCTCCCAAGCACCCACAATCAACCCTACTCACTCACTATCGCAATAGGGAAAAGAGGTAGAAAATGGCACTAAAACGTGAACCCATTTAGCAATGAGAGGAGATAAGATGAGAAGACTTGGTTACAAATGGATACATGGCCATAATTGATATTTTATATCAAAAGTAATGATGAAAGCAACAAAAAACTCAAATAGGGTAccaaaaagatatgaattttctagtgGCACAGATGGAAGCATATTTTTTAATGGTACATAGGAATTTTCTTTGGGTTGCTAGCTACTAATTCTTTTCCAAACTACCAATGTCATCAATAGACATGTGGAATGCTTGCAAGACTATGTTAGGAGTTCATATTGAAAGTGTTGGTTTCTGCCTGTACATGTGACATTGTCATGTGTGAATGTGCTTCCTCAATGTAGTATGTAAAATGTTCTCTCATTAAGGGTATCCTTGTACTAATATGAGTAACATAGAATGATGTCGTGTCATTAAAGGGTCTATTGCAAGCACTAGACCAAAACTATTTTACTAATGGTAACATAGAAGTGGTGAGATGAAAGGTGTTGGGGGGAGGCATGCCTCTTTTGTCACCCTCTCTTTTGCCTTGCGCCATCTTTATTATGCTCAGATTGATCCAGCTATTCGCCAAAGTGGCAAGTTTGATAGCAAGAGTGACACGCCTTGATTCCGTGTCCCAAAGGGTCTAGAGAAACTAATGAGAGAAACAGTGAAAGTAGTAAGCCGACAGGCCATACCACGAGCACAGATGGTGTACTTTGCTCCACTACCTTGATCTCCAATTTTCCATTTTATGTGAGTGTTTGTCATCTGTAGGTGACTTTCGTCACAACAACGGTTAAGGTGACAAAAGGAGGCAAAATGAAGAAGGCTGGTTGGTGACCAAAGGCACCGACTATGGGCGAACAAAAGATGTATCAATCTAGGTAGTCCTCCTCCCCCTTGCATGAGGACCGACCAGGTGTTGACTATGGGCAGTGACAACCTAGAGAGACAGGTACCACCAGACCAGGCTACCCCAAGTTTGTTAAGAAGATGCTCTAAATCTGAAGTAGGTGTAGGGGCATTTTGGTCCTGTGTAAAGCCTACATGCATGTATAAATACGACCCTTAGAGGTTAATGCAAAGAGGACAATGAATGATGAAACCAGTTGTCCATTGACTGAATTCGCCATTCTCCCTTTGTTGTTCTCTCGCTATGTTCCTTTAGCGGGCTCTAGTTTGCTCTGCAACCACCTAGTGTTCGAAGGCCTAGGCCGAGAACATCAAAAAATTATGTCCACAAGGCATTGAATCCAATTGTTAGTGTAGGTGCACAAATATATCCATGTCGCACCATGCACATTTCATTTGAACTCAAGAGACGAACAATGCCCGAAGAGTCATCATCCAGTGTGCCAATGATATTAAGAATCTTCCTTCACTATGACAAACTAAGAAACAAGTTAGTTATGGTTTATAAACTATTTTTGGTTTCATATATGTTGGTTGTAAATTTGGATTTATGTGTTGCAATTGGCCTCCTGTACACTTGCATGATcaataatatatgtatattaACTGCTTGAGGTATCTCACATTCATAGTATCGGATAAAGCTATGATATGATGACAAATGGTAGCACATGAAAAATATCTTGTTGTGGATTTATGGATGAGTACCCTCCAATACCCGAGGTTTTGTTTACTATGGTTCTAGACAAAATTTTCGTGGCCATCCGTTAAGGTCACTTATAGAACAACAAAGAGAGATGAACTCTTTATCTGGAGGCCAGGTCCAAGAACTTCTTCAATGGAAATCACACCATCACCAATTAGTGCAGTAAGGTGAATATTTTTTGCTATTACTTTGGATGATATAAAGCAATGTCCCAATGAATGTTTTCTCATATGTAGTCCACGTTGTGGCTTGAGAAACTTTCCTACTTGTTCTCTGTACTTGATGACAGGAGATTAGTGGGTAGAGAGTGAGAGAAAGGCAAGACTAGAATTGGGGGAGTTGGTTTTGTGCCTGTAATGGGCTTAGGGTGCCTTGTCGGGTGAGGCTAGGCCTTCAAGATTGAATATTTCATGGGGTGATGAGGTGGAATTTAAGGGGGGTATTCATAGTATTGGGCTCTCCTTGGGTTGCACCTCCATAACCTAGGGCCTAGATCTACCCTTGACTCCCTTAGTTACGTCCTATAACTACTCTAGATATCATGACAACGAGAAATTTCATAGCCATCATGATAGAGGTAATGGACACTAGGTAAGCCTACCAAGTGTGTTGGAAACTATGGCAACATGCCAATAGAAGTATATATCCATCCACCTGCCCTGTCTTGGGCATCCTTCCTCAACCATTATATCATCAAATTACAAGTCTAGCATAGTTAGCGATTAATAACTAAGTGTTCGTGTAACCCAACCATCTTTGATAATAGCCTCCACACACCTAGTTTGTAGCCTTCATTGCACCAATTCCTCAATCATGAGTATGGAGATCACCACTATCAACAATAACACAACCTTCATTGACATATTGGTTCTAAGATAAGATAGCATTCCCTCTTGAATAATTCCAAATCACATTCTCATTCCTTCACCACCTACTAATTGGTTTATTAACTCTAGTTTGTATGCTAACATGACTTGGAGGCTATCAATCTTACATCACCATCATAATTGCTTTTGTTAATCACATAACTCTTGAATCACTGTTCCACTCCTTTTCCATAATAATTAGAACTACAGAAAAGCAAAAATAAGGCATCATTGCAGGATCATAATTCTAATTGGCAATGATAAGCTTCCAAATGTTTTAAATTGCCATAGATACCTTGATGACAAGTCATACTAGGTTGCATTACCATCTGGTATAAATGCTCATGAGTATTGCTCTTTTCATACTATTGTATAAAAAGTAGCACAAATATGGATTAAAAACCAATGCCCAAGGTGTTTTGTACTAGTGAATGTTCTTATTACATTTAGTACCATGATTCTTTTTATTTCTAAAATGTTAATCAATCTACTCAATTTTATCCCTCTATTCTCTCCATGAAGGATATTCACACCAATAGCATGATCGTCGCATGACAAAGCTATGGAAACCTCTATCTTTCCTAGTGGCCCTCTTCTCATTTTCCATGTACGCCATCATATCCTTGTGAGACTATGGAACCATCCTCTCATGTATCATAGCCATCAAGCTTTAGTGAAACTTAGTCCTTTTTTGGGCACACTATGTTCTCATTGAAGTTCAATTTATGTGTGCCCTCTATTTGTATTAATACATGGgcattgatgtcaagactttgtTGACTTCCATCAATTCTAGACGTGCACCCTAGGGTGGGGTGGGGTGAAGGACTATTCATGCATGCACATCGTAGACATGCTCTATTCCATACACTTGTGCCTAACACTCCGATGACATCAAAAATCAACATACTAAATATGCTAGGAATTTGTTGTCACCTAGATAAGGACACATTATTGGTTATGATTTTGTACTTTTTCTTGTCTATTTTCTTATGCTATGTATTGTTACTTGCCTTGTATGGTTGTGTGCGTGGCATGTCACCTCCTATATATGCACGCGCATGATAAATAGAGGTGGTTAGCTGCTTTTGTTATGTCACCTTCACCTACTTAGAGCAGCTCTAGGTTGTGTCTCCGAATCAAATAGTGGCCAAAAGAAATCAAACGCTGCACATCAGAGTGGTAGACCCATAGTGTCATACCTAAAAATCAAACACCAAACTTAGTTCCATCACAAGAGAATCAGAAAACAGTTAAGCGCATAAGTTTTTGTTGATCCATATCACTGCATGCTTCCCCTGTTTAGCTGAAGCCAGTGTACAATGTCCATCGGAGCATGAAGGTGCTGCAAGGAAGTAAGAAGACCTATCCTATCCACCCTGATGGTTGAAGCCCCCTCACCTAGTGCTATCTGGTAGGTTTAGTCCCACACCATAAATTTGTAGTGGAGCAACATAACATATAAGGCAGGGGCCATCCTTACCTATGAAGCTAGTCTTTTAGGTTGAGTTTGGTATGAGGCCTTGCTTTGTTGTGGACTCTAGTGGACCTAGGCTTGAGCTTGTGGGTATAGCGAGCTGGGTCGAATTCGTTGCACACTCTAACACTATAGGTGGTAGGCATAGGTTTGTTGGAACCTCTCTAGTCTCTGCTTCATATTGCTTTTTGGTAGAACAAAAGCTCCAATGTTCCGCACGATACATCTACTTCTAGCATTGCACATGATATGTCTACTTGTACCATGGAGGGCTATTCCAAAGAGGAGTTTACTCCATGTGCGAATGAGCTCTAAGGGCTCCAATGGCTCACCCCTAATGCCAATTCAATTGAGAGAAAGATGGATTTGAGAGATGTAGATGTGGAAGCTGGACATGAGTTGTTACATGAATGGGCGGGAAGGGGAAGAGGATGTTAAGGGCACCCACAATATGCTCAAAATGTTagccttaaacaataaggtcttgtttagttgctgccaaaaatcaaaaagtttttgagttCGGGTACTGCAGCACATTTATAACTATAGTAATtactgtccaatcatagactaattaggcttaaaagattcgtctcacgatgtacaaccatgcatgtgtccaaagattcgatgtgatgagtgaaaagtttttgggtagagaactaaacaaggcctaaatgcagCATTTTTCTAGGCAACAAACATTGTGGAGCTGCACCTTatattaagaaaaaaaatactataaGGTGCACCAAGGTTAATTATGGCTTgacaataaaaaacaaaaaataattcctctcttctctccctTCACTCCACCTCAAGCGCAGACACTTGATGGGAGGTAGCTAGCAGCTTACTACTTCCTGCAGAAATAGCCATTGTGCAATTTGCATTAGCTATTGCTACCTACATATAATTAAAGATTATACTTTTTTCCAAGGGATTGTTACTGATGACAGCTAATTACTTATTATGTGATGCAGGTGAAGAAAATGATAGTGTTTGCTGTAGATAATGCTGTCACGATGTTGAAAGGCCGTGGAGAGTAAGCGAACAAAATGCAATGAATTCCAAAGGCATGTGTTTGTGCGGAACACTGTCGATCGCCTCCGTTGATCGCCGCATGCAAGCTGAACTCGTGTCATGTGTGCTCTCGCTTGCTCGTTTAATTTATTATCATGTGCTGAACTGGAGTAGAGAGAAGAAATACGCTGCTCTCGCAGCTGGTTGCTAATTGGTCCCGTTTAATTAGGTGCGAGCGCACACATGATTGATGAACCGAAGAAGAGCATGGtggttttttatttattttctataATAAAGTAACAACTGAACAATGAGATGAAACTGAATTGTTGAAACCAACTTTTCGATTGTAAACCCCCTGCCGGCTGTTTCCTGTACGGCTGTACTTAACAGACACAGAAATATCTCCGCCTTTTAAAGTACCCGAAATACACTGTTTTGTTGATCAGGTTAACATCTCGCATACTCAGAGCGCACTACACCCGGCCCAGCTGGTTTATTTATCCATTGGCACGGCCGCTACATGTGGTGTGGCGCAGACGGCAGACCCAGTCGCCGATAAATATCTCCGGCAGGTCCACGCGTTGCAACGTAGGAGTATACAGTAGGAAAGAGCAGAGTGAGCGTGCGCTTTTTGGTCATGGAGTGCAGCAGTGCCGTCGTGCTTCCGCTCCAGGGCGCCGGGGTTGGGCGCGTCCTCCACCTCCCCGTGCTGACGCAGCCGttctggaggaggaggacgacggaGAACCGGCGCCGGCTCGCGAGTTCTGTGGCGCCGGCGAGGTGCAGCAAGATGTACGTTCCCGGTAGGTAATAACCGTCCATCTGCATCTACGACTCTGCTCTCTGCTGCCTTCAACCTATCAGTACGTCTCAACTCCTTCGTAGCAGCAGCTTGCTCGTTGGTGCCTGGACATAGCTAGCTGTGTTAAGCGACTGCATCACTGCAGTACTGCACTGCACCGTGTTTGCAAATTAAGTATGTACGTAGAATTGATTGTAACAAACTTCTCAAGAAACGAATTTTAGTTTATCGTAACTAGGTGATCTGGTGCAGTGTGACAAAGTGTGGCTAGCAACTAAACATTATTTATGTATCTATGTTGTGCGTGGTTTTGGTGATGATTCAGGCTTTGGGGAGGGTTCACCGGAGCGGAAGGCGGCAATTATCCTCCAGCACTTCTTTAACTACATCGCCGTCACGGTTGTCCTCGCACAGCTTGAGGTTGCCTTCTTGCCTTTTGGAATGGCTGTTCCTTTCTATATATTCAACCGGCACTCCCGTTAATTTTGTACAAAtactaattttagttttaggaaACTTgtatcaatatatatatatatatatatatatatatatatatatatataatattgtaCTGTCAAGGTAGTTTTCATGGGCATGGGCATATCCTAGTACAATGCAATCGTATGTCGAAGCATATTGATATGAACAGAAAATTAATTTATACACAATCTTAAATTCAGCGTACTACAGATAAAACGGGGGTGctacattaaaaaaataatagcaTCCATGCACATGCACTGTTTCAATTGTTATGTACAAACTATTGTTCCGGAtttgttcttcaataaatatatcGATATCTGAATTTCTCTTGACTTAGAGTCCTCACATCTTGATCGACAATTAAAGGGACTCGAAATTGTTATAATATCTTAATTCCTTTTTATTCTTTCATTTGGATCATCGATAAAGAGTTACAATAGGGAAGCTTACTTTGAGCTAA
This window of the Sorghum bicolor cultivar BTx623 chromosome 7, Sorghum_bicolor_NCBIv3, whole genome shotgun sequence genome carries:
- the LOC8075376 gene encoding lysine-specific demethylase JMJ25 isoform X2 produces the protein MAPDAKKPAEFTRKKRARHAAPPDLASSSARVTTRGMAGTGRMAAAKLRQHADGEEVVVDDVDGSSASVDGPPPELHRRADVVAKVMLVAGASEGNAAAASSPESVTDKVANESKNESYYLLHYLLPCLAELNKEQQAEKEVEANIKGVSLSKLSVPPAAYNKKERVTCDNCDTSIYDLHRACPRCDYELCITCCRELREGNLRGSCLKTKDNEYPNLGADYLHGGDAAAAALPDPSPSSGDPSDDEVITSMIGAWVADTHELADGRIRCPPEELGGCGGRRTLRLKRMFPENWLADLEADASAALPTKFKIADESVCSCYYSGDPATQSTTKVASARENSQDNRLYYLVSDGSEEDDVKHFQKHWVRGEAVVARGVLRKMSGLSWEPPELWSALKLNGDHRRRSEFRNIKAIDCLALCEVKLHKNDFFRGYYKGMRLPNQWPQMLKLNDWPPSADFEDLLPVHGDKYINALPFQPYTNAKSGFFNISTLLPDGVIKVDLGPKSYIAYGFPQELGRGDSVTKLHCDLTDAVNVLVHTTKVPPSNKEQENAVAELKRKHRAQSRKELANGDGSDGDAQDNKQSPNYMEDEEGALWDIFRREDVPKLKEYLIKHSKEFRHTHCSQVKRVYNPMHDGTFYLTREHIKKLKEEFGVEPWTLLQKLGEAVFIPAGCPHQVRNLQSCMKIALDFVSPENVRECLRLTEDFRMLPKGHRAKKDILEVKKMIVFAVDNAVTMLKGRGE
- the LOC8075376 gene encoding lysine-specific demethylase JMJ25 isoform X1 — its product is MAPDAKKPAEFTRKKRARHAAPPDLASSSARVTTRGMAGTGRMAAAKLRQHADGEEVVVDDVDGSSASVDGPPPELHRRADVVAKVMLVAGASEGNAAAASSPESVTDKVANESKNESYYLLHYLLPCLAELNKEQQAEKEVEANIKGVSLSKLSVPPAAYNKKERVTCDNCDTSIYDLHRACPRCDYELCITCCRELREGNLRGSCLKTKDNEYPNLGADYLHGGDAAAAALPDPSPSSGDPSDDEVITSMIGAWVADTHELADGRIRCPPEELGGCGGRRTLRLKRMFPENWLADLEADASAALPTKFKIADESVCSCYYSGDPATQSTTKVASARENSQDNRLYYLVSDGSEEDDVKHFQKHWVRGEAVVARGVLRKMSGLSWEPPELWSALKLNGDHRRRSEFRNIKAIDCLALCEVKLHKNDFFRGYYKGMRLPNQWPQMLKLNDWPPSADFEDLLPVHGDKYINALPFQPYTNAKSGFFNISTLLPDGVIKVDLGPKSYIAYGFPQELGRGDSVTKLHCDLTDAVNVLVHTTKVPPSNKEQENAVAELKRKHRAQSRKELANGDGSDGDAQDNKQSPNYMEDEEGALWDIFRREDVPKLKEYLIKHSKEFRHTHCSQVKRVYNPMHDGTFYLTREHIKKLKEEFGVEPWTLLQKLGEAVFIPAGCPHQVRNLQSCMKIALDFVSPENVRECLRLTEDFRMLPKGHRAKKDILEVTFVTTTVKVTKGGKMKKAGW
- the LOC8075377 gene encoding chaperonin-like RBCX protein 1, chloroplastic; this translates as MECSSAVVLPLQGAGVGRVLHLPVLTQPFWRRRTTENRRRLASSVAPARCSKMYVPGFGEGSPERKAAIILQHFFNYIAVTVVLAQLESYNREAYFELKEFISRTSLNDAEIFCEKLMRESPRLKGLAMRILEVRSGYVKNDFEWDNLKKLSFKMVDEANTKLMRDYVVEVSHIEDENYNNT